The segment CTGAAGCGGCTCAGCTATAGAGTCCAAAACCAGGCCCAATACTAGAGCGGCTGACAGTGGCGCTATACCAGTGCCTGTCCTTCAGCAAATGCATGAGTTTTGAGGCGGGGGTCACTTCCAGAGCAACCAGCATCAAGGGTTCTGCTTGAGATTCTTGAGATTAGAGACTCACGGTTCCCAGACCGCGAAACATTAACCAGGACAGGAAAAAGTCCGAGATAAAAATTGCCAGCAATCCTGTAACGACCGACGCCGTAGTGGATTGACCCACGCCTTTTGCGCCACCGGTTGTCGTCAACCCCCAACCACAACCAATTGTCGCCACCAACATCCCAAAAACGGCAGCTTTGATTAAGGCTTTCACCAAGTCTTGCGCTTCCATGAACTGTTCCACCGAATCCAAGAATTGGCGGATGCTTAAGTCGTACATCCAGTGGCCGATCAACAACCCGCCAGCGATGCCGACCACAAACCCCACCACCGTCAACAAGGGCACCATCAGGACGCAAGCCAGCACTCGGGGTACTACCAGGTAGTCCACCGGGTCGGTTTTCAGCATGTACAGAGCGTCAATCTGCTCGGTAACCCGCATCGTGCCCAACTCGGCGGCAAAGGCCGACCCGACGCGCCCTGTGACAATCACGGCGGTTAGCACCGGAGCCAGTTCCCGCACCAAGGCCAGGGCTAACACGCCCCCAACTAAATCCCCCGAACCAAACCGGATAAATTCCCGCGCCACCTGGATTGTAAACACCATGCCCACAAACAACCCTGTGAGCACCACCACCAGCAAAGACTCTGGCCCGACCACGTTCAACTGCGCCACCAAGTTCCGCCGGTGAAGACGCCCCCGCACCAGATGCACAATCACCTGTCCCCACAACAGCAACGTGCTGCCAAACCGCTGTGCCCAGATCATGGCGGTGCTTCAGGATGACGATTCCCATTCTAGGGAGACAGAGTTGAACCTTGGCGGCTCGGCGTGCGTAGGTAGAATGGGGGTGTGTCGCACAGCTTGAGTATGGGCAGGCAAGGATGGAACTGGCTGGCGTGGACGGCGCTGCTGCTGTGGAGTTGGCTGGCGCTGACCTTACCGGCATGGGCAAAACCACCCCGCTATGTGCAAGCCCGTCTGCTCAGCGACGTGCAGGTAGTGCAACCAGGCCGACCATTTTGGGTGGGGTTGCAGCTTGACGTCACACCAGGTTGGTACGTCTATTGGCAAAATCCGGGGGATTCGGGCGACCGAGTGCGGGTGGATTGGCAACTGCCGCCGGGCGTGACGGTTGGAGAATGGCTATGGCCCTACCCGCAACGGATTCCGGCGGGTCCGCTGGTGAATTTCGGCTATAGGAACACAGTGACGTTACTGGCTCAAGTCAGGCCGCCGGCGACGCTCCCCACCGGTCGGACGCTGGATTTACGGGCTGAGGCCAGTTGGCTGGTTTGCAAAACCGACTGTGTGCCCGAGGCCACGACCTTATCTCTGTCGCTTCCGGTGGGTCCGCAGGCAGTGACCAACCCTGAAGTGATGACCCACTTTGCCCAGGTGCGGCAAACCCACCCCCAACCAGCGCCTTGGCCAGTAGGTTATACCCTGACGTCCGAGACCCTCACCCTGAGCTGGCCCGAAGGACGGGTGCAACAAGCAGTCTTTTTCCCCCTGACGGATGGGGTGATCACCAATGCAGCGCCCCAGACCCTACATGCGTCGGCGCGGCAAAGTGAACTGGTTTTACAACGGGGCTACCTGGATACGGTCAGCACGGTAGATGGCGTGCTGGTGGTGACCACCTCCCGGGGCACGCGGGCCTATCAAATCCAGGCCACGCCGATGGCTAGGCCAGAGAGCCGGGCTGTCCACTGGTGGCACCTGGTGGGCCTGGCGTTTTGGGGCGGTCTCCTGTTGAATGTCATGCCCTGCGTGTTGCCCATCCTCTCCCTCAAGACGCTGCACCTGGTGGAAAAGGTGCGGCAATCGCCAAGTCAAGTGCGCGCGAGTGGACTGGTGTACGGCGCGGGCGTGCTGGTGAGTTTTTGGCTGCTGGCGGGCGGATTGCTGGTCCTGCGGGCGCTGGGGGAACAACTGGGCTGGGGCTTTCAGTTGCAGTCGCCGGCGATGGTGCTGGTGTTGATGTACGTCCTGTTTGGGGTGGCGCTGAATCTCTCGGGCGTGTTTACGGTCGGCTCGCGCTGGGTGGGGGTCGGTCAGTCGTTGACGGAAAAACCGGGATACGTAGGCGAGTTTTTTAGCGGCCTGCTGGCGGCGGTGGCGGCGACGCCCTGTACGGCTCCGTTTATGGCAACAGCAATTGGCACAGCCTTGACCCTACCGCCCGTGGCGGCCCTAAGCGTGTTCACTGGTTTGGGCGCCGGATTTGCCCTGCCCTACGTGCTGTTGTGTTTCGTCCCAGCCTGGCGACGGTGGTTGCCCCGCCCAGGTAACTGGATGCACACGCTGCAACAACTGCTGGCGTTTCCTTTATACGCAGCGGCAGCTTGGCTGCTGTGGGTTTTGACGCTGCAAACGGGGACGGATGGCCTGGCGGTGGGGTTAACGGGTCTGCTGCTCCTTGGCCTTGCCGCCTGGTTCTACGGTCGGGGGCAATCGCAGACCCGCTGGCATCGCTGGGGAAGGTTTGGTGCGCTGGTGCTTGTTGCTTTCTGTTTGACCTTGCCGGGTTGGTTGCCCAGTGCCACACCCGTTGCGACGCCAACCCAAACGGTAGCCCCTTCAGAACCGCTTTGGGAACCCTTTACGCCCGCTCGTCTGGAGGAATTGCGTCGCCAGGGACAACCGGTGTTTGTGAACTGCACGGCGGCCTGGTGCGTCAGTTGCCAGGTCAACGAGCGGTTGGTGTTCGGTCAACCGGAGGTGCAGCAGGCGTTTCGCCAGCGGGGCGTTCGGATGCTCAAGGCGGACTGGACGCGGCGGAATCCCGAAATCACCCAGCTCCTGCAGCAGTTTGGCCGCAGCGGAGTGCCCCTGTACGTCCTGTATCCGGGGAAAAACCAGGCGCCGGTGGTGTGGCCCAGTCGCCTGAATGCAGCGCAAGTCAAAGCCTTGTTGTCGTCGCAGATAGGAGGTTAACCATGCCTTGGAGGTTACCAGCGGCCCTTGTTGTCACCGGAGTCATGGTCACGACTGTGGCGGTCAGCACCCAGGCGGCGGTACGGGTGGGTCAACCGGCTCCCGATTTTACCGCTAGAACCAGTACTGGTAAGACGGTGCGCCTTAGCGACTACCGCGGCAGGATAGTGGTGCTGGAGTGGACCAACCACGAATGCCCGTTCGTGGTCAAGCACTACAAGTCGGGCAACATGCAGAAGCTCCAGCAGGAGGCCAAAGCCAAAGGGGTGGTCTGGCTTTCCATCGTGTCGTCCGCACCGGGACAACAGGGGTTTGTGACGGCGGAGCAGGCCAACGCTATCGTCAAAGAGCAAAAGGCAAGCCCCACGGCAGTTTTACTCGATCCGGATGGCACCATTGGTCGGCTCTACGGCGCCCGCACGACCCCCCACATGTTTGTGATTGACAAGGCGGGTATTTTGCAGTACATGGGGGCAATTGATGACGCACCGGCTCTCAATCAGGACCCCACCACCGCCAACAACTACGTCCGGGCTGCTATGCAACAACTGATGGCGGGACAAAAAGTCGCCATTCCTACAACCCAGCCCTACGGTTGCTCCGTCAAGTACAAGCAGTAATTTCACACCCCATCCCGCCGCCGTTGCAGCAAGGGCAGGGCTACAAGCATGGCGCCAATGAGCAGGCCCAAATTCCGCCAGCTTTTTGCCACATCGGCGTTAAAGAGCGGCCCGTGGTCTTTCCTAAAGGTACTCAGCACCCCCTCAGCTTCGTTAATGGCCCGACTGCGGGCCTCTTGCCAAACTTTGTACTCGTCTTGCCAGGCCGTCATGGCCTTTTCGTAAGCCTTCATCTTATCCTGATACTCCTGTAACCTGTCACGAAACTCGGCCAACGCTCCTGGAGTTTCGGGGATCTCGCCGAGGTCTGCGGGTTTCTGGGGCTGAACCGGCTCCGGCTGGTCCACCGCCACGTTGTAATACTTGCGGATCCCGGGAAAGTCACACTGGCGGAAGACGTTGGGCCCTTTGCAGGCGCACTGACTCAGCTCTGCATCGGTTAATTTCTTATCGGTCTGCCAGCAAGGGTCCTGCATCAGGTCGCGCCCCATACCCGACAAGCTCACTAGCGCCTCGTAGGGCCAGCGAATCACAGAAAGGTGGGATAGGAAACGGGCCGCACCATCCATCGTACTCACCGGCTGGATGCCCCCGCTGAAGATAATCATGGGCACCAAAAACAGGATACTCAGCAGCGGCGCCATGTTTTGGTTGGGGGCCAGGGCCGACACCAGCAGCCCCATCACCATGCCGCCAAAGGTCGCCAGTGCCAGGGTGAGATACATTTGCCCCACCACGTCCCAACCGCCAGGAATGTTAACCGCCAGCTTTTTCACCAGCAAAAACATCGCCCCCTGATAAGCGGCGAAGAGCAACGCTAGGACCACCTTGGACGCTAGGTAGGGCAACAGCTTCAGGCCCACCATCCGCTCGCGCCGGTAGACTTCCACCTCCTTGACCAGCTCCCGCATGGTCGTCAGTTCCCCGAGCAGCACGGCAATCAGGGCGCTGACAAACAGCATGGTCATGGCCTGGGCAGCATTGCCCGTGTCGGTTTGGAACACATCCGGCTTCCAGGCGACAAAGTCCAACAGGCCTAGCAGGATGGGAGTGAGCAGAATCAGGGCAAAGCTCCCCACATCCTGTTGCAACAGGGCGATATTGCGGCGCAGCAAGATCCAAAACTGTTGCCAGGGAGAAACCCGCGTGCTGACGTGGGGCGGTTTAGGCGCCTGGAGACGTACGCCTCCATTGGTGACGGGCTGGGTCAACGTCTGGAGCGACTGCTGCCGTTCCAGGACGTACTTGCGGTACTGCGCTGAGGCTAAATAGGTCTCCTGCAATTGCACCGCCGTTGGCGCCTTGGGGTTTTTCTCCGGGTCCAACGCCCGGTAAATCCCGGTAATGTCCCGAATCTGAAAGGGGGCCAGCGCCTCGGCAAAGTGTTCCAGGAAATAGGGCACCAGTTCCCCTGGCGGTCCAAAGTAGGCCAGCCGCCCCCCTTCGGCCATGTAGACCACCAGGTCGCACAGGCTCACGTTTTGGGTGGCGTGGGTAATCAGCAGAATCGTCCGCCCCTGGTCGGCCAACTGGCGCAGCAACTCCATCAGGTCTGTTTCTGTGCCAGGGTCTAATCCTGACGTGGCCTCGTCCAGGAAAAACAGGCTGGGTTTGGTGAGCAGTTCCACGCCGATGCACACCCGCCGCTGTTGCCCGCCGCTGAGGTTTTTCACGGGTACGTCCCGCCGCTGGGTCAGGCCCAATTCCGCCAAGACTTCGTTGATCCGCTGCTGGCGCTCCGCTGGGGTGGTATCGGCTGGCATCCGCAACTGGGCGGCAAAATCCAACGACTGGGCCACCGTTAGTTCTTCGTGGATGATGTTTTTCTGGGGCACGTAGCCGATTTCGTTATGGTAGGCGTCGAAGTGGCGGTACAAGTCCACCCCGTTGACCAGCACCATCCCCCCGGTCGCTGGGCGTAGGCCGTTGAGGGCATCCAGCAGCGTGGATTTACCCGACCCCGATGGCCCCAAAATCGCCACAAACTCGCGGGGCTTGATAGACAGCGACACCCGGTCGAGAATCCTGGCCCCTGATTTGACGACCTTGGTGAGGTTCACGGCATCGAGCCGCAGGTTGCCCACCTCATTGGTCTGCACCAAGGTTTCGTCAATGTTGAGCACCAGCACGTGGGAGCCGATGCGAATGGTGTCGCCGGTGCGCAGGACAAAGGGCTGGGTGATAGGTTTGCCGTTGACGTAGGTGCCGTTGGTGGACCCCAGGTCGGTCAGCACGAACGAACCGTCATGGCGCTCGACACGGGCGTGAAAACGGGAAACGGTGGGGTGATGGATCACCAGGTTGTTGCTGGGGTCGCGGCCAATGGTCAGTACCTGTCGCCCTCGCAGGTCTAAAATGGCAGGTTGATTGTCCGTCGGCGTCAAGGGCGGCTCGGTCATCACCACCGTTTGGTGGGGGTCATCGCCTGGGTTTTGCCAGGTGGCCGGTTGGTCAGAGGTCAACACCTGGTAGGTCAAGGTCACCCGATTGCCGATGGTCAGGACATCCCCAGAGCGCAGGTGATGGCGCTGCACCCGTTGCCCGTTGTGGAACAAGCCGTTG is part of the Gloeomargarita sp. SKYB120 genome and harbors:
- a CDS encoding MlaE family lipid ABC transporter permease subunit; its protein translation is MIWAQRFGSTLLLWGQVIVHLVRGRLHRRNLVAQLNVVGPESLLVVVLTGLFVGMVFTIQVAREFIRFGSGDLVGGVLALALVRELAPVLTAVIVTGRVGSAFAAELGTMRVTEQIDALYMLKTDPVDYLVVPRVLACVLMVPLLTVVGFVVGIAGGLLIGHWMYDLSIRQFLDSVEQFMEAQDLVKALIKAAVFGMLVATIGCGWGLTTTGGAKGVGQSTTASVVTGLLAIFISDFFLSWLMFRGLGTVSL
- a CDS encoding protein-disulfide reductase DsbD family protein, with amino-acid sequence MGRQGWNWLAWTALLLWSWLALTLPAWAKPPRYVQARLLSDVQVVQPGRPFWVGLQLDVTPGWYVYWQNPGDSGDRVRVDWQLPPGVTVGEWLWPYPQRIPAGPLVNFGYRNTVTLLAQVRPPATLPTGRTLDLRAEASWLVCKTDCVPEATTLSLSLPVGPQAVTNPEVMTHFAQVRQTHPQPAPWPVGYTLTSETLTLSWPEGRVQQAVFFPLTDGVITNAAPQTLHASARQSELVLQRGYLDTVSTVDGVLVVTTSRGTRAYQIQATPMARPESRAVHWWHLVGLAFWGGLLLNVMPCVLPILSLKTLHLVEKVRQSPSQVRASGLVYGAGVLVSFWLLAGGLLVLRALGEQLGWGFQLQSPAMVLVLMYVLFGVALNLSGVFTVGSRWVGVGQSLTEKPGYVGEFFSGLLAAVAATPCTAPFMATAIGTALTLPPVAALSVFTGLGAGFALPYVLLCFVPAWRRWLPRPGNWMHTLQQLLAFPLYAAAAWLLWVLTLQTGTDGLAVGLTGLLLLGLAAWFYGRGQSQTRWHRWGRFGALVLVAFCLTLPGWLPSATPVATPTQTVAPSEPLWEPFTPARLEELRRQGQPVFVNCTAAWCVSCQVNERLVFGQPEVQQAFRQRGVRMLKADWTRRNPEITQLLQQFGRSGVPLYVLYPGKNQAPVVWPSRLNAAQVKALLSSQIGG
- a CDS encoding thioredoxin family protein; amino-acid sequence: MVTTVAVSTQAAVRVGQPAPDFTARTSTGKTVRLSDYRGRIVVLEWTNHECPFVVKHYKSGNMQKLQQEAKAKGVVWLSIVSSAPGQQGFVTAEQANAIVKEQKASPTAVLLDPDGTIGRLYGARTTPHMFVIDKAGILQYMGAIDDAPALNQDPTTANNYVRAAMQQLMAGQKVAIPTTQPYGCSVKYKQ
- a CDS encoding FHA domain-containing protein, with protein sequence MEITTPQGTRKVPLVAERILLGRHPACDIVIEESVVSGRHARLERQPDGNYEIIDLDSSNGLFHNGQRVQRHHLRSGDVLTIGNRVTLTYQVLTSDQPATWQNPGDDPHQTVVMTEPPLTPTDNQPAILDLRGRQVLTIGRDPSNNLVIHHPTVSRFHARVERHDGSFVLTDLGSTNGTYVNGKPITQPFVLRTGDTIRIGSHVLVLNIDETLVQTNEVGNLRLDAVNLTKVVKSGARILDRVSLSIKPREFVAILGPSGSGKSTLLDALNGLRPATGGMVLVNGVDLYRHFDAYHNEIGYVPQKNIIHEELTVAQSLDFAAQLRMPADTTPAERQQRINEVLAELGLTQRRDVPVKNLSGGQQRRVCIGVELLTKPSLFFLDEATSGLDPGTETDLMELLRQLADQGRTILLITHATQNVSLCDLVVYMAEGGRLAYFGPPGELVPYFLEHFAEALAPFQIRDITGIYRALDPEKNPKAPTAVQLQETYLASAQYRKYVLERQQSLQTLTQPVTNGGVRLQAPKPPHVSTRVSPWQQFWILLRRNIALLQQDVGSFALILLTPILLGLLDFVAWKPDVFQTDTGNAAQAMTMLFVSALIAVLLGELTTMRELVKEVEVYRRERMVGLKLLPYLASKVVLALLFAAYQGAMFLLVKKLAVNIPGGWDVVGQMYLTLALATFGGMVMGLLVSALAPNQNMAPLLSILFLVPMIIFSGGIQPVSTMDGAARFLSHLSVIRWPYEALVSLSGMGRDLMQDPCWQTDKKLTDAELSQCACKGPNVFRQCDFPGIRKYYNVAVDQPEPVQPQKPADLGEIPETPGALAEFRDRLQEYQDKMKAYEKAMTAWQDEYKVWQEARSRAINEAEGVLSTFRKDHGPLFNADVAKSWRNLGLLIGAMLVALPLLQRRRDGV